The proteins below come from a single Malus domestica chromosome 03, GDT2T_hap1 genomic window:
- the LOC139194746 gene encoding uncharacterized protein gives MTCSSQHISANISEFDGDFERTLRRKRRHPEPSEPSSSSEVESEFEEKEEKVMAADNRTIKELSASGLANAAPLCIQYPMATQGKTNEFELKLSLLHHIPKYHGLSMEDPNKHLKEFEVVCSSMTPINVDGNILMMKAFPFSLLERVKDWLYELALGTVTFWESMKKAFLEKFVPTSRVILLRKKISGIQQNQRESFPTYYELYKTLVASCPQHQMKEELLIQYFYEGLLPIERQMLDASAGGALVDMTLVAAKTLIANRAHNAQQYEGVGQREGLRQHSVNEVNAISEIQSQLANLTSLVSQVVIGSKPQENQVCTVCSIQGHPSEKCPQFIENGGWESANAIGFQGQNQTRYDPYSTIYNPGWRDHPNIKWREPQQLAQQGVFRQNPPGFPRPYQQNQPHPAQPRTGSPMDNDQLVQLLTNVAQGMQNQAKEVEDLKKQMGQMAEFMGQFSREQGKLPSSTNVNPKGGFESAKAIMLRSEKKVGSESDTPKSTQKEDEKLQNEEGSTSTPTERVNQPLPQAPIIPKSAKQGKLSSNSLNTNLTHVPFPRRFMQSKKDESEKDILETFQKVQVNIPLLEAIKQVPKYAKFLKELCTTKRRMSNKKVVKVSENVSAVLQRKLPTKCKDPRSFTIPCVIGNTRFENAMLDLGASINVMPYSIHASMNLGELKKDGVIIQLVDRSNAYPKGVLDDVLVQVNHLIFPADFYVLDMEDSVHSTSLPILLGRPFMKTARTKIDVYKGILTMEFDGEVINFNISETMRYPVDDHSCFSFDVIDSLAQEYLKELNEDALEIAITKGIELKNQELGAMQTHGQIGEPNVVPFNEEVVEVVAALESLPRQYGKVPLSISSSVSTKMLPSVDQASTLELKPLPDHLKYVFLGDDKTLPVIVSSASMG, from the coding sequence ATGACTTGTAGTTCTCAACATATTAGTGCAAACATCTCGGAGTTCGACGGcgattttgaaagaactttgagaagaaagaggagacatccagaacctagtgaacctagttcaagttcagaggtcgaatctgaatttgaagaaaaagaagaaaaagtcatggcagcggacaatcgtACAATTAAAGAACTCTCGGCCTCGGGGTTGGCCAATGCCGCACccctttgcattcaataccccatggctaCTCAAGGCAAGACCaatgagttcgaattgaagttaagcttgttgcatcacattcctaaataccatgggttgtccatggaagatccaaacaagcatcttAAAGAGTTCGAAgtggtttgttcgagcatgactcccatcaatgtcgatgggaacattttgatgatgaaggcctttccattctctcttttgGAAAGGGTTAAAGATTGGCTTTATGAGTTAGCACTTGGAACGGTCACAttttgggaaagcatgaagaagGCGTTTTTAGAGAAGTTCGTCCCCACTTcgagagtcattctcttgaggaagaAGATTAGTGGGATTCAACAAAATCAACGTGAATCGTTTCCCACATATTATGAACTTTATAaaactcttgttgcttcatgtccacagcaccaaatgaaggaggagctgctcattcaatacttctacgaaggactcctccctattgaacgtcaaatgctagatgcctcggcgggtggtgCGTTGGTTGACATGACTCTGGTGGCTGCCAAGACTTTAATTGCAAACCGAGCAcacaatgcacaacaatatgagggtgttggacaaagagaaggCCTACGGCAACATAGTGTGAATGAGGTAAATGCAATTTCTGAAATTCAATCACAACTTGCTAATCTTACCTCTCTTGTGTCTCAGGTTGTAATTGGGTCAAAACCACAAGAAAATCAAGTTTGCACTGTGTGCTCCATCCAAGGACATCCATCCGAGAAATGCCCTCAGTTcatcgagaatggtggatgggaatctgccaatgctaTTGGATTCCAAGGCCAAAATCAAACCAGATACGATCCATACTCGACCATATACAACCCCGGATGGAGAGATCACCCTAATATAAAGTGGAGAGAGCCCCAACAACTTGCACAACAAGGGGTATTTAGGCAAAACCCCCCTGGGTTCCCACGACCATATCAACAAAATCAACCACACCCGGCCCAACCGAGAACAGGCTCGCCCATGGATAATGATCAACTTGTTCAATTGCTAACCAATGTGGCGCAGggcatgcaaaatcaagccaaggaggtggaagatttgaaaaaacaaatgggacaaatggctgaATTCATGGGGCAATTCAGTAGAGAACAAGGCAAGTTACCAAGTTCAACAAATGTGAATCCAAAGGGcggatttgaatctgccaaagccatcatGTTACGTAGTGAAAAAAAAGTTGGAAGTGAGTCCGACACTCCTAAATCTACccaaaaagaggatgaaaagctgCAAAATGAGGAGGGGAGCACTAGCACACCCACGGAAAGAGTGAATCAACCGTTGCCCCAGGCCCCTATCATTCCTAAATCGGCCAAACAAGGTAAGTTGAGTTCAAATTCACTTAATACTAATCTGACTCATGttccttttcctcgtaggttcaTGCAATCGAAGAAGGACGAGAGTGAGAAGGACATTCTTGAAACATTCCAGAAAGTGCAAGTAAACATTCCACTCCTTGaggcaattaaacaagtcccgaAATATGCCAAATTTCTCAAAGAGTTATGCACAACCAAGAGAAGAATGTCGAACAAAAAGGTAgttaaggtaagtgaaaatgtttcAGCCGTATTGCAAcgtaaactgcccactaaatgcaaaGACCCCAGAAGTTTTACGATTCCCTGTGTGATTGGCAATACTCGATTTGAAAATGcaatgctagatttaggtgcatctataaatgtcatgccttactcTATacatgcatctatgaacttgggtgaattgaaaaaggatggtgtgattatacaattggtTGATCGTTCTAACGCAtacccaaaaggtgttttggatgatgttttaGTACAGGTGAACCATTTGATCTTTCCAGCTGATTTTTACGTTTTAGACATGGAAGATTCAGTCCATTCCACCTCTTTGCCGATTCTTCTTGgtaggccattcatgaagacagcCCGTACAAAGATTGATGTATACAAGGGAATTTTGAcgatggaattcgatggggaagttatcaattttaatatttctgaaactatgAGATATCCCGTTGATGATCACTCTTGCTTTTCTTTTGATGTTATTGATTCTTTGGCACAGGAGTATCTTAAGGAATTGAACGAGGATGCCCTTGAAATAGCCATTACGAAGGGCATAGAACTAAAAAACCAAGAACTTGGGGCAATGCAAACCCACGGCCAAATTGGGGAGCCCAATGTCGTGCCCTTTAATGAGGAAGTTGTGGaggttgtggctgcccttgagtcgcTTCCACGACAATATGGTAAGGTTCCGCTctcaatttcaagttcagttTCTACTAAGATGTTACCTTCTGTTGATCAGGCATCTACTCTTGAACTTAAGCCGTTGCCGgaccatttgaaatatgtgtttttgggagatgataagacattgcccgtcattgttTCTTCAGCTTCCATGGGCTGA